Proteins from a single region of Corvus hawaiiensis isolate bCorHaw1 chromosome 6, bCorHaw1.pri.cur, whole genome shotgun sequence:
- the LOC125328201 gene encoding astacin-like metalloendopeptidase: protein MDLKRFLVFAAFLLHATLGFPIQENYENSTATTEPTEVTTQEDIYESPLPTETDEEDEDIFDKILKVNKDSSQFLQEGDIVPRRSRSAINCRHCNWPQSSDGIVRIPYVLDPTYEESHVKGIHDAMAEFEALTCINFVKRKAERDYLSIRSADGCWSNYGRVGGGQTVSVMKGGCMWKGVIQHELEHALGFLHEHSRSDRDKHVKIMWEYISPADRPDFKKFENSNNLGLPYDYSSVMHYGPYTFTNTTGKATIVPIPDGSVHIGQRQGMSNLDVAKINKLYNCSRCSTILDGPSGSLTSANHPKNYSDNTNCVWLLRTRSRKVSLHFQAFQLQKTRGCQGDYVKVYDGSSKSSPVLMDKTCGSKIPNDIVASSNLMLVEFITDGAHTASGFQATFTAVRSQRSSIHN from the exons ATGGATCTCAAGAGGTTCCTGGTCTTCGCTGCATTTCTGCTTCACGCTACTCTGGGCTTCCCTATCCAG GAGAACTATGAAAACAGCACAGCAA caacaGAACCTACTGAG GTTACTACACAAGAGGATATATATG AATCTCCTTTGCCTACAGAGACTGATGAGGAGGACGAAGATATTTTTGACAAAATTCTGAAAGTTAACAAAG aCAGCTCTcagttcctgcaggaaggtGACATAGTTCCCCGAAGGAGTCGCAGTGCCATCAACTGTCGCCATTGCAACTGGCCCCAGTCCAGTGATGGGATTGTTCGTATTCCCTATGTGTTGGATCCTACTTATG AGGAGAGTCATGTAAAAGGGATTCATGATGCCATGGCAGAGTTTGAAGCACTTACTTGTATTAATTTTGTGAAGCGCAAGGCAGAACGTGACTACCTCAGTATTAGATCTGCTGATGG CTGCTGGTCCAATTATGGGAGAGTAGGAGGTGGACAGACTGTCTCTGTGATGAAAGGAGGCTGCATGTGGAAAGGAGTAATTCAGCATGAACTGGAGCATGCTCTGGGCTTTTTGCATGAACACTCTCGAAGTGACAGAGATAAACATGTAAAGATCATGTGGGAGTACATCAGTCCTG CTGACAGACCAGACTTCAAGAAATTCGAAAACTCCAACAACCTGGGTCTTCCCTATGACTACTCCTCAGTAATGCACTATGGCCC ATACACATTCACCAATACCACTGGGAAAGCAACTATTGTACCCATTCCTGATGGATCAGTACATATTGGACAGAGACAGGGGATGAGCAACTTGGATGTGGCCAAAATCAACAAACTTTACAACTGCA gtcGCTGTAGCACTATTCTTGATGGACCTTCTGGGTCACTGACATCTGCCAACCACCCAAAGAATTATTCAGATAATACCAACTGTGTCTGGCTCCTCCGAACCCGATCCAGAAAG gtTTCCCTGCACTTTCAAGcctttcagctgcagaaaactAGAGGCTGTCAGGGTGACTATGTTAAAGTTTATGATGGATCCAGCAAGTCTTCTCCAGTTCTAATGGACAAGACCTGTGGATCAAAGATACCCAATGACATAGTTGCTTCTAGTAATCTTATGCTCGTAGAGTTCATCACAGATGGTGCCCATACAGCTTCTGGTTTCCAAGCCACCTTTACTGCTG TGAGGAGCCAAAGATCAAGCATCCACAACTGA